A stretch of Kyrpidia spormannii DNA encodes these proteins:
- a CDS encoding GtrA family protein, which translates to MNEAAKIWRNRAGQWMRFGMVGMLNTVVDFLVFFVLVRGAHWGAAPAQAVSYTCGVCNSYLWNRSFTFRSRVRPGAAEFAKFLLVNALSCGISSLAVLILEKRSWSLPLAKTVVTPLAMGINFAGSKRWVFRSDKGGARR; encoded by the coding sequence ATGAATGAGGCAGCCAAGATATGGCGGAACCGGGCCGGGCAATGGATGCGTTTCGGTATGGTCGGGATGCTGAACACCGTGGTGGACTTCCTCGTGTTTTTTGTCCTGGTCCGGGGGGCGCACTGGGGAGCCGCCCCCGCCCAGGCCGTGTCATACACGTGCGGAGTGTGCAACAGCTACCTGTGGAATCGTTCGTTCACCTTTCGGAGTCGGGTTCGGCCCGGTGCCGCGGAGTTCGCCAAATTCCTGCTGGTAAACGCGTTGTCCTGCGGGATTTCCTCCCTCGCCGTTTTGATACTGGAGAAAAGATCCTGGTCTCTGCCCCTTGCCAAAACCGTGGTTACTCCCCTGGCCATGGGCATCAATTTCGCTGGGAGCAAACGGTGGGTATTTCGTTCGGATAAAGGAGGAGCCCGGCGGTGA
- a CDS encoding FAD-dependent oxidoreductase, whose protein sequence is MSTEVIVYTSTGCPYCHRVKEQLSEWDIPFEERNVSKVKEYFDELRAKKIFGTPATLINGKLILGFQPEKMRKALGLEQQAEADAGQHEEKTENQAGAGPEKPVPPEDIFQPVTLEILNEVYDFVSIGGGPAGSSAAVYAARGRLKTLVIDKAPASGTLALTHKIANYPGVRKTMTGWELLAEMQLQAKDFGATFVRTQVLSVDFSNPNEKKVHIPEGVIRAKSVLIAVGAKAPSGKIKGEEEFVGRGVSYCSTCDAAFFENRVVAVAGDSEEAVREAEVLAKFCKEVRLLIPGSELRGEVDLSGLEKRPNVRLYKRHRIKEILGGHAVERIVVLDGERREQTWEVDGVFLYLAGMKPGTDFLMDQVERDEEGYVVVDEQLRTNVPGVFAGGDARRTPAKQAVVSAADGCVAALGADQFVNGRDKIRVQYS, encoded by the coding sequence ATGTCCACGGAGGTTATCGTATACACGAGCACGGGGTGCCCCTACTGCCACAGGGTCAAGGAGCAGCTCTCAGAATGGGACATTCCCTTTGAAGAGAGGAATGTCTCCAAAGTCAAGGAATATTTTGATGAATTGAGAGCCAAAAAGATTTTCGGCACCCCCGCCACCCTGATCAACGGCAAACTCATTCTCGGGTTTCAACCGGAAAAAATGCGCAAAGCTTTGGGGTTGGAGCAACAGGCGGAGGCGGACGCCGGGCAACATGAGGAAAAAACGGAGAATCAGGCAGGAGCCGGACCGGAGAAACCGGTGCCGCCGGAGGATATTTTTCAGCCCGTCACTTTGGAGATATTGAACGAAGTGTATGATTTCGTCTCCATCGGCGGCGGCCCGGCCGGCAGTTCGGCCGCGGTGTATGCGGCCAGAGGCCGGTTGAAAACCCTGGTCATCGACAAAGCTCCCGCGTCCGGCACCCTGGCCTTGACTCACAAGATTGCCAACTATCCCGGGGTCCGCAAAACGATGACCGGTTGGGAACTGCTTGCGGAGATGCAACTTCAGGCCAAAGACTTCGGGGCCACCTTTGTGCGCACCCAGGTTTTGTCAGTGGATTTTTCCAATCCGAATGAGAAGAAAGTCCACATTCCGGAAGGGGTTATTCGCGCCAAAAGTGTGTTGATCGCCGTCGGCGCAAAAGCCCCTTCCGGCAAGATCAAAGGAGAAGAAGAATTTGTCGGCCGGGGGGTGAGCTATTGTTCCACGTGCGATGCGGCGTTTTTTGAAAACCGGGTGGTCGCCGTCGCCGGGGACAGTGAGGAAGCGGTGCGCGAGGCGGAAGTTCTGGCCAAATTCTGTAAAGAAGTCCGCTTGCTGATCCCGGGTTCAGAACTCAGGGGGGAAGTGGACCTGTCGGGATTGGAAAAGAGGCCAAACGTACGCCTTTACAAGAGGCACCGCATCAAGGAGATATTGGGGGGCCATGCGGTGGAGCGCATTGTTGTGCTGGACGGCGAACGGCGGGAACAAACGTGGGAAGTGGACGGGGTTTTCCTGTATCTGGCCGGCATGAAACCCGGGACGGATTTTCTGATGGACCAAGTTGAGCGGGATGAGGAAGGGTATGTGGTTGTGGATGAACAGTTGAGAACGAACGTCCCGGGCGTGTTTGCCGGCGGCGACGCCCGCCGCACACCCGCCAAGCAGGCGGTGGTTTCGGCTGCCGACGGGTGCGTGGCCGCTTTGGGAGCGGACCAGTTTGTCAACGGGAGAGACAAAATTCGGGTTCAGTACAGTTAA
- a CDS encoding efflux RND transporter periplasmic adaptor subunit — protein MKRWVKWALVLIGAVAAAAYVVWNTQRPLVAELIVVKPLTVSMDFTEEGIVEAAVDRPVYSPIGGTIAELPVEEGQRVVKGTLLARIDTKDLEYQLARLKAQRTSLEGQRDKSFQELGQQVQQQQLVLGEVRRQLEQSRQDYQRTKGLYEAGAASKTDLDAAEGKVKQLENEQSQQESKLQLLQAQVSGASPGGAPGGTGTAATATTATEAYFQGMIEEVDAQIRQVESRIADSRITAPVDGVVRELNVKLGMAVAPQSLLMNLTGTGGYRVGVYVLTEDVLYVKPGMKVTLIQKRKDGDYRFSGTVTAVAPSAVEKVSTLGLTEHRVKVTVQPGENAPDLRPGYALDVQFRVLEQANKLAVPKTCLFFFGDGDAVWVVRDGRARIQKVRKGMETDQLVVIAQGLNAGDLVIKNPQLEGLKEGKRVAVGPPTQ, from the coding sequence ATGAAACGGTGGGTGAAATGGGCGCTTGTCCTGATCGGGGCGGTTGCCGCTGCGGCTTATGTCGTCTGGAACACCCAGCGGCCGCTTGTAGCGGAACTGATCGTGGTGAAACCGCTAACAGTGTCGATGGATTTTACGGAAGAAGGGATTGTTGAGGCGGCGGTGGATCGGCCCGTCTACAGCCCGATCGGTGGAACAATTGCGGAACTGCCCGTGGAGGAAGGACAGCGGGTGGTGAAGGGTACCCTTCTTGCCCGAATCGATACAAAAGATCTGGAATACCAACTGGCCCGGTTGAAGGCTCAGCGCACGAGTCTGGAAGGGCAGAGGGACAAGTCGTTCCAGGAGTTGGGCCAGCAAGTCCAGCAGCAGCAGTTGGTGCTGGGGGAAGTCCGGCGGCAGTTGGAGCAGAGCCGGCAGGATTACCAGCGCACGAAAGGTCTGTACGAGGCGGGGGCGGCGTCCAAAACGGATTTGGATGCGGCGGAGGGCAAAGTTAAGCAGTTGGAAAACGAACAGTCCCAGCAGGAGTCCAAGCTGCAACTCTTGCAGGCCCAGGTGAGCGGCGCTTCGCCAGGGGGTGCGCCGGGCGGCACTGGAACCGCCGCAACGGCAACGACGGCTACGGAGGCATATTTTCAGGGTATGATCGAGGAGGTGGACGCGCAGATTCGGCAGGTCGAGAGCCGGATTGCTGACAGCCGGATTACCGCGCCCGTGGACGGGGTGGTGCGGGAACTGAACGTGAAGCTAGGGATGGCGGTAGCCCCCCAGAGCTTGCTTATGAACTTGACGGGAACGGGTGGATACCGGGTCGGCGTTTACGTTCTTACCGAAGACGTGCTGTATGTCAAGCCGGGGATGAAGGTGACCCTCATACAAAAGCGGAAGGACGGGGATTACCGCTTTTCCGGCACGGTGACCGCTGTCGCTCCCTCGGCCGTGGAAAAGGTGTCCACCTTGGGGCTGACCGAACACAGGGTGAAGGTGACTGTCCAGCCCGGCGAGAATGCCCCAGATCTGAGGCCGGGCTACGCTCTTGACGTTCAGTTTCGCGTATTGGAGCAGGCGAACAAGCTGGCGGTACCCAAAACCTGCCTGTTCTTTTTCGGGGACGGCGACGCCGTTTGGGTGGTGCGGGACGGCCGAGCCCGGATACAGAAAGTGAGGAAGGGCATGGAGACCGACCAACTGGTGGTCATCGCGCAGGGGTTGAATGCCGGGGATCTGGTGATCAAGAATCCCCAACTGGAGGGCCTGAAAGAGGGGAAACGGGTGGCGGTCGGGCCGCCGACGCAGTAG
- a CDS encoding ABC transporter ATP-binding protein produces MEIVLKARNLTKSYQMGEVRVDALKGVTFDIYAGEFVVVLGPSGSGKSTMLNLIGGMDTATAGEIYYKNKPLHGASERVLTEYRRDAVGFVFQFYNLMPNLTAYENVMLSVEIAKHPLKADEVLAQVGLGDRADHFPAQLSGGEQQRVAIARAVAKNPEILLCDEPTGALDSATGIQVLKVLRDFHLRYGKTVIIITHNSGIARMADRVFYLKDGRLDRIEAVPDPVPPEEVSW; encoded by the coding sequence ATGGAGATCGTGCTCAAGGCGCGCAATTTGACCAAATCGTACCAGATGGGCGAGGTCCGTGTGGACGCCCTCAAAGGGGTCACCTTCGACATTTACGCCGGAGAGTTCGTGGTGGTCCTTGGCCCCAGCGGATCGGGCAAAAGCACCATGCTTAACCTCATCGGCGGCATGGACACGGCCACGGCGGGAGAGATCTATTACAAAAACAAACCCCTTCACGGCGCGTCGGAAAGGGTACTGACCGAATACCGGCGGGACGCGGTGGGGTTTGTTTTTCAATTCTACAATCTCATGCCGAACCTGACCGCCTACGAAAACGTCATGCTCTCGGTGGAAATCGCCAAACATCCCCTGAAGGCGGACGAGGTGTTGGCCCAGGTGGGACTGGGCGATCGGGCTGATCATTTTCCCGCCCAACTGTCCGGGGGTGAACAGCAGCGGGTGGCCATCGCCCGGGCTGTTGCCAAAAACCCGGAGATTCTCCTTTGCGACGAGCCCACCGGGGCGCTGGATTCGGCCACGGGGATCCAGGTGTTGAAAGTGCTTAGGGATTTTCATCTGAGATACGGCAAAACGGTCATCATCATCACCCACAATTCGGGAATTGCACGGATGGCGGACCGGGTTTTCTATTTGAAAGACGGGAGGTTGGACCGCATCGAGGCCGTGCCGGACCCCGTGCCGCCCGAGGAGGTTTCGTGGTGA
- a CDS encoding ABC transporter permease — translation MILGKKMWRDVWENKTAYLACIAVIVIGLATYTSMLMARDNLLAARESFYREYRFADGFARVRAMPLSQVDRLREIPGIGEVQGRLVEDVRVWTANPADNVYLRLISYDTQNPRSLNAVKLSQGSFPGERDEAMVVAYKFLAANGLSPGDSLTVIIEGKKVELKIAGAGQSPEYIYAMKDAQNIFPDPRTFEVAYVPYPVMESLFGQKGLINDVAFTLKQGYAFDDVSPYVRTELERYGLETLYPRKDQPSDAILSQELEQLNKVSRSVPLLFLTISSIILYIMLKRLVDSQRGLIGIMKAFGYRNEEVLRHYLSYGLIVGVAGGILGGLLGAALSASMTAIYREYFSLPGLTGRFSWEYVLSGVMAAVGFSLFAAFQGAKGVLKLQPVEAMRPPVPVFNRRFWMEKIPGFWTAFTVQGRMAVRNIARNKGRSFFTWIGTVFTFTIMAVLWSLTSAEDFMVMEQFTKVQKYDVKISFSKPLPADPAARELQRAGGVKRAEPLAEVPMSLEYEYRKKDVVALALEPDSQLFTPLDKAGNPVRIPADGMVLSAQIADSLGAGVGDVIRVESPWAKELPVFVRVAEVVPQYLGSNVYMNREAMFRLLGQQEAATSVLAAVDPGSVAGLKDAFAEARWVSTIEDKRQMIEKYQQLMASYSSMIWVMDLMAVVTGFAVVYNSSVISLAERKRELASLRVLGLRSREVTEVISLEQWLLAVAGIAGGVPLTYGVNWAISRSLSSDLYSIPALTPLSALFLALAGTVLAVWLAQSWVAWKVAKLDIVGVLKERE, via the coding sequence GTGATTCTCGGCAAAAAGATGTGGAGGGATGTTTGGGAGAACAAAACGGCTTATCTGGCCTGTATCGCCGTGATCGTCATCGGGCTTGCGACCTACACCTCGATGCTCATGGCCCGGGACAATCTGTTGGCGGCCAGAGAAAGCTTTTATCGGGAATACCGTTTTGCAGACGGCTTTGCCCGGGTGAGGGCCATGCCTTTGTCCCAGGTGGACCGCCTGCGGGAGATCCCGGGCATCGGGGAGGTCCAAGGGCGGCTGGTTGAGGATGTCCGGGTGTGGACGGCGAACCCGGCGGACAACGTGTACCTGAGGCTGATTTCCTACGACACGCAAAACCCCCGCAGCCTGAATGCGGTGAAGCTGTCCCAGGGCTCGTTTCCCGGAGAGCGGGATGAGGCGATGGTTGTCGCCTATAAGTTTCTCGCGGCCAACGGGCTCTCTCCGGGGGATTCCTTGACCGTCATCATCGAAGGAAAGAAGGTGGAGCTCAAAATCGCCGGGGCCGGCCAGAGTCCGGAGTACATTTACGCCATGAAAGACGCCCAGAACATTTTTCCCGACCCCCGGACCTTCGAAGTGGCATATGTGCCTTATCCGGTGATGGAGAGCCTGTTTGGCCAAAAAGGGCTGATCAACGATGTGGCGTTTACGTTAAAGCAGGGATACGCCTTCGACGACGTCAGCCCTTACGTCCGGACAGAACTGGAACGGTACGGTCTGGAAACCCTTTACCCCCGAAAGGACCAGCCCAGCGACGCGATATTGAGCCAGGAATTGGAGCAGTTGAATAAGGTGTCGCGGAGCGTGCCGCTGCTGTTTCTGACGATTTCGTCCATCATTCTTTACATCATGCTCAAGCGGCTGGTGGATTCCCAGCGGGGTCTAATCGGCATCATGAAAGCGTTCGGTTACCGCAATGAGGAAGTCTTGCGGCACTACCTTTCCTACGGTCTGATCGTGGGGGTCGCCGGGGGGATTCTGGGAGGGCTGCTCGGTGCGGCCCTGTCGGCGTCCATGACCGCGATCTATCGGGAATATTTCAGTCTGCCCGGGTTGACGGGCCGGTTTTCCTGGGAATATGTGTTAAGCGGTGTCATGGCGGCGGTGGGGTTCAGCTTGTTCGCCGCATTTCAGGGGGCGAAGGGTGTTCTGAAATTGCAGCCCGTCGAGGCGATGCGCCCGCCGGTTCCCGTCTTCAACCGGAGATTTTGGATGGAAAAGATTCCTGGATTCTGGACGGCCTTCACGGTCCAGGGTCGGATGGCCGTGCGCAACATCGCGAGAAACAAGGGGCGCAGCTTTTTTACATGGATCGGGACCGTTTTCACCTTCACCATCATGGCCGTTTTGTGGTCTCTGACTTCCGCCGAAGACTTCATGGTCATGGAGCAGTTCACCAAGGTGCAGAAATACGATGTCAAAATCTCCTTCAGCAAGCCGTTGCCGGCGGACCCAGCCGCACGGGAGCTGCAGCGGGCCGGGGGGGTCAAACGGGCGGAACCCTTGGCGGAGGTTCCGATGAGCCTTGAGTATGAGTATCGCAAAAAGGACGTGGTGGCTCTGGCTTTGGAGCCGGACTCGCAACTTTTCACGCCCCTGGACAAAGCTGGGAACCCGGTGCGGATTCCTGCGGATGGCATGGTCTTGTCCGCACAGATTGCCGACAGCCTCGGGGCGGGGGTCGGGGACGTGATCCGGGTCGAGAGTCCCTGGGCCAAGGAGTTGCCGGTCTTTGTCCGGGTGGCGGAGGTCGTTCCTCAGTATCTGGGCTCCAACGTCTATATGAATCGGGAGGCGATGTTCCGGCTATTGGGGCAGCAGGAGGCCGCCACCTCCGTGCTGGCAGCGGTCGATCCCGGCTCTGTCGCGGGCCTCAAGGACGCCTTTGCCGAGGCCCGCTGGGTGAGCACCATTGAAGACAAGCGCCAAATGATCGAGAAATATCAACAACTGATGGCCTCGTATTCGTCTATGATTTGGGTGATGGACCTGATGGCGGTCGTCACAGGCTTTGCCGTGGTGTACAATTCCAGTGTCATTTCCCTGGCGGAACGAAAACGGGAACTGGCTTCCCTTCGAGTGCTGGGCTTGCGGTCCCGGGAAGTGACGGAGGTCATCTCCTTGGAGCAGTGGTTGCTCGCCGTGGCGGGGATTGCAGGCGGCGTCCCGCTGACTTACGGGGTCAACTGGGCCATCTCCCGCAGTTTGAGTAGCGACTTGTATTCGATACCTGCTTTGACGCCGCTGTCTGCACTGTTTTTGGCTTTGGCAGGCACGGTGCTGGCCGTGTGGCTGGCGCAGAGTTGGGTGGCCTGGAAGGTGGCGAAGTTAGATATAGTCGGGGTTTTGAAAGAACGGGAGTAA
- a CDS encoding IS607 family transposase, with the protein MKLSDWARQQGISYMTAWRWWKDGKLPVPARQTESGTILVDVPPTREGGRTVVYARVSSHDQRSDLDRQVSRITQWATERDLVVDEVVTEVGSGINGKRPKLRRILADARVTTIIVEHQDRLARFGVEYLESALAAQGRHIVVVDSGETRDDLVRDMIEVLTSFCARLYGRRGARNRALRAVTAAKKDGKES; encoded by the coding sequence ATGAAACTATCTGATTGGGCTAGACAACAAGGAATCTCCTACATGACCGCTTGGCGTTGGTGGAAGGATGGCAAGCTGCCTGTACCCGCCCGTCAGACCGAATCCGGTACGATCCTGGTGGATGTTCCTCCGACCCGTGAAGGCGGCCGGACGGTCGTGTATGCCCGGGTGTCCTCTCACGACCAGAGGAGTGACTTGGACAGGCAAGTGTCTCGAATCACCCAGTGGGCAACCGAGCGAGATCTCGTCGTGGACGAGGTGGTGACGGAGGTCGGATCGGGGATAAACGGGAAACGTCCAAAGCTCCGGCGTATTTTGGCGGATGCGCGGGTGACGACCATCATTGTGGAACACCAGGATCGACTGGCGAGGTTTGGCGTGGAGTACCTGGAATCTGCACTGGCTGCTCAGGGCCGTCACATCGTGGTGGTGGATTCCGGGGAGACCCGCGACGATCTGGTCCGGGACATGATCGAGGTCTTGACATCGTTCTGCGCCCGATTGTACGGCCGACGGGGAGCGAGGAATCGGGCTTTGCGGGCTGTGACCGCCGCAAAAAAGGATGGGAAAGAATCATGA
- a CDS encoding peroxiredoxin, whose protein sequence is MSLIEKPAPDFNMETALGNGRDFGKVALSDYRGRWLVFFFYPLDFTFVCPTEITALNDAHEQFAALDTQVLGASIDSKYSHAAWINTPREHGGLGPLHFPLASDITKQVSRNYGVLIEEEGVALRGLFIIDPEGIVKYQVVHHNNVGRSVEETLRVLQALQSGGLCAANWNPGDPLL, encoded by the coding sequence ATGTCGTTGATAGAAAAGCCCGCACCGGATTTCAACATGGAAACGGCCCTCGGAAACGGGAGGGACTTCGGGAAAGTGGCCCTGTCCGATTACAGGGGAAGATGGTTGGTATTTTTCTTCTATCCCCTTGATTTTACCTTTGTTTGTCCCACGGAGATCACTGCGCTGAATGATGCCCACGAACAATTCGCGGCATTGGACACGCAAGTGTTGGGGGCCAGCATCGACAGTAAATATTCCCATGCGGCGTGGATCAACACCCCTCGGGAGCACGGCGGGCTCGGGCCCCTGCACTTTCCTCTCGCCTCTGACATCACCAAACAGGTGAGCCGCAATTACGGTGTTCTCATAGAAGAAGAAGGGGTGGCCTTGCGCGGGCTGTTCATCATTGATCCGGAAGGAATCGTGAAATACCAGGTGGTTCACCACAACAATGTGGGGCGCAGCGTGGAAGAAACTCTTCGGGTGTTGCAGGCGCTGCAATCCGGGGGATTGTGCGCGGCCAATTGGAATCCGGGAGACCCGTTGCTGTAA
- the tnpB gene encoding IS607 family element RNA-guided endonuclease TnpB: MKTLQAYRFALDPSPHQERMLASHTGARRFAFNWGLALVKERLEARERGEDVEVPWTLAALRREWNRQKEQVAPWWRENSKEAYSAGLDGLARGLKAFFDSRSGKRKGRRVGFPKFRKKGRDRESVRFTTGAIRVDDKSHVVLPRIGRVRTHEMTTALLERVQSDRARILSATVSREGGRWFVSFTCEVERDAGRPKRPRDVVGVDAGLKHLAVLSTGEKVPNPRPLRKALRKIARLNRELVRRKRRSRHWEDTRRRLNRAHARVARIRLDAMHKLTHRLATTFGTVVVEDLNVAGMGRNRRLSRAIYDAGLAELRRQLRYKCEWYGSRLVQAPRMYPSSKTCSRCGAIKEIFPLWERVYRCDVCGTVMDRDENAARNLAALAAAVAGSGPETKNARREDVRPGPAGRSSMKREAGTRQLGKTGAPVPQGTGT; encoded by the coding sequence ATGAAGACGCTTCAGGCGTACCGCTTTGCACTCGATCCTTCGCCGCATCAGGAGAGGATGCTGGCCTCCCACACCGGAGCCCGGCGGTTTGCCTTTAACTGGGGGCTGGCATTGGTAAAAGAGCGATTGGAGGCCAGAGAACGAGGCGAAGACGTCGAAGTGCCGTGGACGCTTGCGGCCCTTCGCAGGGAGTGGAACCGGCAGAAGGAACAAGTCGCCCCGTGGTGGCGGGAGAATTCCAAGGAAGCGTACTCGGCGGGGCTGGACGGCCTGGCCCGGGGGCTGAAGGCGTTTTTCGACAGCCGGTCTGGGAAGCGGAAGGGGCGTCGGGTGGGGTTTCCGAAGTTCCGGAAGAAGGGCCGGGATCGGGAATCGGTGCGGTTCACGACGGGAGCGATCCGGGTGGACGACAAAAGCCACGTCGTTTTGCCCCGGATCGGGCGGGTGAGAACGCACGAGATGACCACGGCGCTTTTGGAGCGGGTGCAAAGTGACCGGGCGCGGATTCTGTCGGCGACCGTCTCCCGGGAAGGCGGGCGATGGTTTGTGAGTTTCACCTGCGAAGTGGAGCGGGACGCCGGGCGGCCGAAGCGCCCCCGGGACGTGGTGGGAGTGGACGCCGGGCTGAAACACCTGGCGGTCCTGTCCACGGGGGAGAAGGTGCCGAACCCGCGACCCTTGCGCAAGGCATTGCGAAAGATCGCGCGGTTGAACCGGGAGTTGGTCCGGCGAAAACGCAGAAGCCGACACTGGGAGGATACCCGTCGGCGTCTGAACCGGGCCCACGCGAGGGTGGCGAGAATTCGCTTGGACGCCATGCACAAGCTGACTCACCGGCTGGCGACCACGTTCGGCACCGTCGTGGTGGAAGACCTGAATGTGGCGGGGATGGGGCGGAACCGGCGATTGTCCCGGGCGATCTACGACGCGGGGCTGGCGGAGTTGAGACGGCAGTTGCGGTATAAATGCGAGTGGTACGGGTCCCGTCTCGTCCAGGCCCCCAGGATGTATCCCAGTTCCAAGACCTGCTCCAGGTGTGGGGCGATCAAGGAAATCTTTCCGCTTTGGGAACGGGTGTACCGGTGTGACGTATGCGGGACGGTGATGGACCGGGACGAGAATGCGGCGAGGAATCTGGCGGCTCTTGCGGCCGCCGTCGCCGGGAGTGGACCGGAGACGAAAAACGCCCGTCGAGAGGATGTAAGACCAGGCCCCGCCGGGCGGTCTTCGATGAAACGGGAAGCCGGCACTAGGCAACTGGGTAAGACCGGCGCCCCTGTCCCGCAAGGGACGGGTACTTGA
- the galU gene encoding UTP--glucose-1-phosphate uridylyltransferase GalU has product MLKPVRKAVIPAAGLGTRLLPATKAQPKEMLPIVDKPAIQYILEEAVAAGIEDIIIITGRNKRAIEDHFDRNIELEMELEAKGDEKALEEVRRIAELADVYYIRQKQPRGLGHAVACARSFVGDEPFAVLLGDDVMFAERPCIAQLIDLYEETGGTVVGVQEVPPAEVSRYGIVDPDGPGPKGRGHRAKALVEKPAVEEAPSNLAIMGRYVITPEIFSILHELPPGKGNEIQLTDGLNALCRTQGVWAMPFEGRRFDIGNPMGLLRASVEVALLREDLRDEFAAFLTDVVGMQQSAAVAIPADEKR; this is encoded by the coding sequence TTGTTGAAGCCAGTGCGGAAAGCCGTCATTCCTGCGGCGGGTTTGGGGACCCGGCTGTTGCCGGCGACCAAGGCGCAGCCGAAAGAGATGCTTCCGATCGTGGACAAGCCTGCGATTCAGTATATCCTCGAAGAGGCGGTGGCGGCGGGGATCGAGGACATCATCATCATCACCGGGAGGAACAAGCGGGCCATCGAGGATCATTTTGATCGCAATATCGAGCTGGAGATGGAACTCGAGGCCAAGGGGGATGAGAAAGCCCTGGAGGAGGTCCGGCGGATCGCGGAACTGGCGGACGTCTATTACATCCGCCAGAAGCAGCCCCGGGGATTGGGACATGCGGTGGCCTGCGCCCGGAGTTTTGTCGGGGATGAGCCTTTCGCGGTGCTTCTCGGGGATGACGTGATGTTTGCCGAGCGGCCCTGTATCGCCCAGCTCATCGACCTCTATGAGGAGACCGGCGGGACGGTGGTCGGGGTCCAGGAGGTTCCGCCTGCCGAGGTCAGCCGGTACGGGATTGTGGATCCCGACGGGCCGGGGCCAAAGGGGAGGGGCCATCGTGCGAAAGCTTTGGTGGAGAAGCCGGCGGTGGAAGAAGCCCCTTCGAATCTCGCCATCATGGGACGGTATGTTATCACCCCGGAGATTTTTTCGATTCTCCATGAGCTGCCGCCGGGAAAAGGGAACGAGATCCAGTTGACGGACGGCCTGAACGCCCTGTGCCGAACGCAAGGGGTGTGGGCGATGCCCTTTGAGGGGCGCCGGTTCGACATCGGCAATCCCATGGGTCTGCTCCGCGCCTCTGTGGAGGTGGCTCTGCTGCGGGAGGACCTGCGGGATGAGTTTGCCGCGTTTTTAACCGACGTTGTGGGGATGCAACAATCTGCAGCCGTGGCGATACCGGCCGACGAGAAGCGGTGA
- a CDS encoding PepSY-associated TM helix domain-containing protein — MEKGVGVLKRVRRIHLWIGLISSLFIFLEALTGLLLMEPRLIGGNPPIEQRFGDSGGSAVNTQNIERAVQGNGVIPPRESGTFQRDRENFGIMGIIRGLHVGRIGNINVSWLTDLVAVAMMLLSGTGIYLSLKILRAERRRKFTPQSEENGV; from the coding sequence GTGGAGAAAGGAGTTGGAGTCTTGAAACGGGTTCGCAGAATTCATTTGTGGATCGGGCTTATCTCTTCGCTGTTCATATTCCTGGAGGCGCTGACAGGGCTTCTCTTGATGGAACCCCGATTAATTGGTGGGAATCCCCCTATCGAACAACGATTCGGTGACAGCGGAGGTTCGGCCGTGAATACCCAAAACATAGAAAGAGCCGTACAAGGGAACGGGGTTATTCCTCCCCGAGAAAGCGGGACGTTCCAGCGAGACAGAGAGAACTTTGGAATCATGGGGATTATTCGCGGCCTGCACGTGGGCCGCATCGGCAATATCAACGTTTCATGGCTGACCGACCTCGTGGCCGTGGCGATGATGTTGTTGTCCGGAACCGGCATTTATCTCTCGCTGAAGATTCTCCGGGCGGAAAGAAGGAGAAAGTTCACCCCGCAAAGCGAAGAAAACGGGGTTTGA